One genomic region from Xenopus laevis strain J_2021 chromosome 2L, Xenopus_laevis_v10.1, whole genome shotgun sequence encodes:
- the rmc1.L gene encoding uncharacterized protein LOC100137621 isoform X1, translating to MEQDYYLELNDRPVVFEKATSVNSVFFDEANKQVFAVRSGGATGVFVKGPEDKSPICFRMEDKGEVKCIKFSIENKILAVQRTSRTVDFINLIQDYSQLEYSQECKTKNSRILGFCWTSSTEIVFITDQGIEFYQVLPEKRTVKLLKSQSINVNWYMYCPESTVILISTANLCNVLQPFYFRAGTVSKMTKFEIELPPLLAKSTKISERDIAMATIYGQLYVLYLRHFKSSSSAGAEVVLYNLPREGTCKKMHILKLNRTGKFALNVVDNLVVVHHQDTETSVIFDIRLKGESDGTVTLHQPVLPARSIQPYQMSVAGPSAVAPQAPMPCKLYSSSWIVFQPDIIISASEGYLWYLRIKLQPIVHLLQDKGRLMDFLLQRKDCKSVILSVCLQILTQSDRALLPVIATVFDKLNSEYKKYLDAEHSYTLAVETNQGRSNALLKRPVRGQAVIDQSDMYTHVLSVFTDLKQAPHKFIIAVLMDYIRSLNQFQIPVQHYLYELVIKTLVQHNLFYMLHQFLQYHVLSDSKPLACLLLSLESVYPPAHQLSLDMLKRLSTANDEIVEVLLSKQQVLAAMRFVRSIGGQDNASARKFLDAAIQTADNMLFYTVFRFFEQRNQRLRGNPNFTPGEHCEEHVAFFKELFGEQAFLKPPAF from the exons ATGGAACAGGACTATTACCTGGAACTCAACGACAGGCCGGTCGTATTTGAGAAAGCCACCAGCGTCAACAGCGTATTTTTCGATGAGGCTAACAAGCAG GTATTTGCAGTTCGTTCGGGGGGTGCCACTGGTGTTTTTGTTAAGGGACCCGAAGACAAAAGTCCGATCTGCTTTAG aatggaaGATAAAGGAGAAGTTAAATGTATTAAGTTTTCCATTGAAAACAAAATTCTGGCTGTGCAGAGGACCAGTAGAACTGTG GATTTTATCAACTTAATCCAAGACTATTCACAGTTAGAATATTCTCAGGAATGTAAG ACTAAAAATTCAAGGATTTTGGGGTTCTGTTGGACTAGCTCTACAGAAATTGTATTTATCACTGACCAAGGGATTGAGTTCTACCAG GTATTGCCCGAGAAACGGACAGTAAAGCTCTTAAAGAGCCAAAGCATCAATGTGAACTGGTATATGTATTGCCCAGAGAGCACCGTGATCTTAATATCTACTGCAAATTTGTGCAATGTGCTGCAACCTTTCTATTTCCGA gcagGGACAGTGTCAAAGATGACGAAATTTGAAATTGAGCTGCCGCCATTATTGGCCAAGTCAACAAAAATTTCTGAACGAGATATAGCAATGGCAACAAT ATATGGTCAGCTTTATGTTTTGTATTTACGGCATTTCAAATCATCCAGTAGTGCAGGAGCAGAGGTTGTACTTTACAATTTACCCCG GGAAGGCACTTGTAAGAAGATGCACATCCTGAAACTTAACCGGACAGGAAAGTTTGCTCTGAACGTAGTAGATAATCTTGTAGTTGTTCATCATCAGGATACAGAG aCATCAGTCATCTTTGACATCCGGTTAAAAGGAGAAAGTGATGGCACTGTAACTTTGCACCAGCCTGTGCTTCCTGCTCGTTCTATACAACCCTACCAAATGTCTGTGGCAG GTCCTTCAGCAGTGGCACCACAGGCTCCCATGCCTTGCAAACTCT ATTCCTCATCTTGGATTGTCTTTCAGCCAGATATAATAATTAGTGCAAGCGAAG GTTATCTATGGTATCTACGTATAAAACTTCAGCCAATAGTCCATTTGCTTCAAGACAAAGGAAGACTAATGGATTTCCTCCTTCAGCGCAAGGACTGCAAATCCGTAATCTTGTCTGTGTGTTTGCAAA TTTTAACTCAGTCAGACAGGGCATTGCTTCCAGTTATTGCTACAGTTTTTGACAAACTCaacagtgaatataaaaaataccTGGATGCTGAGCACAGCTACACTTTG GCGGTTGAGACCAATCAGGGCAGAAGCAATGCTCTTCTGAAAAGGCCTGTGCGAGGCCAGGCTGTCATAGACCAGTCTGATATGTACACCCATGTTCTCTCTGTCTTTACTGACTTGAAG cAGGCACCTCACAAGTTCATAATTGCAGTTTTGATGGATTATATACGCTCTCTCAACCAGTTTCAAATACCTGTGCAG cattacctctATGAACTGGTGATCAAAACACTTGTACAGCACAATCTGTTCTACATGCTACATCAGTTCCTGCAATATCACGTTCTCAGTGACTCCAAGCCTCTG GCCTGCCTATTGCTGTCCTTAGAGAGTGTGTATCCACCAGCACATCAGCTGTCACTGGATAtgttgaag AGACTTTCTACAGCCAATGATGAGATTGTTGAGGTATTGCTTTCCAAACAACAAGTATTGGCGGCCATGAGGTTTGTGAGGAGCATAGGAGGTCAAGATAATGCGTCAGCTCGAAAATTTCTTGATGCTGCAATACAGACTGCTGACAACATGCTTTTTTACACTGTCTTCCGTTTCTTTGAACAAAGAAATCAGCGTTTGAGAGGAAACCCTAATTTTACACCAG GAGAACACTGTGAAGAACACGTTGCATTCTTCAAGGAACTATTTGGTGAACAAGCTTTTCTGAAACCCCCAGCTTTCTGA
- the rmc1.L gene encoding uncharacterized protein LOC100137621 — MEQDYYLELNDRPVVFEKATSVNSVFFDEANKQVFAVRSGGATGVFVKGPEDKSPICFRMEDKGEVKCIKFSIENKILAVQRTSRTVDFINLIQDYSQLEYSQECKTKNSRILGFCWTSSTEIVFITDQGIEFYQVLPEKRTVKLLKSQSINVNWYMYCPESTVILISTANLCNVLQPFYFRAGTVSKMTKFEIELPPLLAKSTKISERDIAMATIYGQLYVLYLRHFKSSSSAGAEVVLYNLPREGTCKKMHILKLNRTGKFALNVVDNLVVVHHQDTETSVIFDIRLKGESDGTVTLHQPVLPARSIQPYQMSVAGPSAVAPQAPMPCKLYSSSWIVFQPDIIISASEGYLWYLRIKLQPIVHLLQDKGRLMDFLLQRKDCKSVILSVCLQILTQSDRALLPVIATVFDKLNSEYKKYLDAEHSYTLAVETNQGRSNALLKRPVRGQAVIDQSDMYTHVLSVFTDLKAPHKFIIAVLMDYIRSLNQFQIPVQHYLYELVIKTLVQHNLFYMLHQFLQYHVLSDSKPLACLLLSLESVYPPAHQLSLDMLKRLSTANDEIVEVLLSKQQVLAAMRFVRSIGGQDNASARKFLDAAIQTADNMLFYTVFRFFEQRNQRLRGNPNFTPGEHCEEHVAFFKELFGEQAFLKPPAF; from the exons ATGGAACAGGACTATTACCTGGAACTCAACGACAGGCCGGTCGTATTTGAGAAAGCCACCAGCGTCAACAGCGTATTTTTCGATGAGGCTAACAAGCAG GTATTTGCAGTTCGTTCGGGGGGTGCCACTGGTGTTTTTGTTAAGGGACCCGAAGACAAAAGTCCGATCTGCTTTAG aatggaaGATAAAGGAGAAGTTAAATGTATTAAGTTTTCCATTGAAAACAAAATTCTGGCTGTGCAGAGGACCAGTAGAACTGTG GATTTTATCAACTTAATCCAAGACTATTCACAGTTAGAATATTCTCAGGAATGTAAG ACTAAAAATTCAAGGATTTTGGGGTTCTGTTGGACTAGCTCTACAGAAATTGTATTTATCACTGACCAAGGGATTGAGTTCTACCAG GTATTGCCCGAGAAACGGACAGTAAAGCTCTTAAAGAGCCAAAGCATCAATGTGAACTGGTATATGTATTGCCCAGAGAGCACCGTGATCTTAATATCTACTGCAAATTTGTGCAATGTGCTGCAACCTTTCTATTTCCGA gcagGGACAGTGTCAAAGATGACGAAATTTGAAATTGAGCTGCCGCCATTATTGGCCAAGTCAACAAAAATTTCTGAACGAGATATAGCAATGGCAACAAT ATATGGTCAGCTTTATGTTTTGTATTTACGGCATTTCAAATCATCCAGTAGTGCAGGAGCAGAGGTTGTACTTTACAATTTACCCCG GGAAGGCACTTGTAAGAAGATGCACATCCTGAAACTTAACCGGACAGGAAAGTTTGCTCTGAACGTAGTAGATAATCTTGTAGTTGTTCATCATCAGGATACAGAG aCATCAGTCATCTTTGACATCCGGTTAAAAGGAGAAAGTGATGGCACTGTAACTTTGCACCAGCCTGTGCTTCCTGCTCGTTCTATACAACCCTACCAAATGTCTGTGGCAG GTCCTTCAGCAGTGGCACCACAGGCTCCCATGCCTTGCAAACTCT ATTCCTCATCTTGGATTGTCTTTCAGCCAGATATAATAATTAGTGCAAGCGAAG GTTATCTATGGTATCTACGTATAAAACTTCAGCCAATAGTCCATTTGCTTCAAGACAAAGGAAGACTAATGGATTTCCTCCTTCAGCGCAAGGACTGCAAATCCGTAATCTTGTCTGTGTGTTTGCAAA TTTTAACTCAGTCAGACAGGGCATTGCTTCCAGTTATTGCTACAGTTTTTGACAAACTCaacagtgaatataaaaaataccTGGATGCTGAGCACAGCTACACTTTG GCGGTTGAGACCAATCAGGGCAGAAGCAATGCTCTTCTGAAAAGGCCTGTGCGAGGCCAGGCTGTCATAGACCAGTCTGATATGTACACCCATGTTCTCTCTGTCTTTACTGACTTGAAG GCACCTCACAAGTTCATAATTGCAGTTTTGATGGATTATATACGCTCTCTCAACCAGTTTCAAATACCTGTGCAG cattacctctATGAACTGGTGATCAAAACACTTGTACAGCACAATCTGTTCTACATGCTACATCAGTTCCTGCAATATCACGTTCTCAGTGACTCCAAGCCTCTG GCCTGCCTATTGCTGTCCTTAGAGAGTGTGTATCCACCAGCACATCAGCTGTCACTGGATAtgttgaag AGACTTTCTACAGCCAATGATGAGATTGTTGAGGTATTGCTTTCCAAACAACAAGTATTGGCGGCCATGAGGTTTGTGAGGAGCATAGGAGGTCAAGATAATGCGTCAGCTCGAAAATTTCTTGATGCTGCAATACAGACTGCTGACAACATGCTTTTTTACACTGTCTTCCGTTTCTTTGAACAAAGAAATCAGCGTTTGAGAGGAAACCCTAATTTTACACCAG GAGAACACTGTGAAGAACACGTTGCATTCTTCAAGGAACTATTTGGTGAACAAGCTTTTCTGAAACCCCCAGCTTTCTGA